One window of Nitrospirota bacterium genomic DNA carries:
- a CDS encoding PIN domain-containing protein, which yields MEEKSKGILADTSVWIEFFKLESPTGKRLESLIIKNSVWTCGIVLFELLQGVRSETEKKQIAEALSGMEYLEMSRPLWKKSADLSASLKRKGVTLPLSDIFIASIAIEHNLSVFTLDKHFEQIPGVKIYKV from the coding sequence ATGGAAGAAAAAAGTAAAGGGATATTGGCTGACACAAGCGTATGGATAGAGTTCTTCAAGCTGGAATCGCCAACAGGCAAAAGACTTGAGTCGCTTATAATCAAGAACTCCGTATGGACCTGCGGCATTGTTCTTTTTGAACTTCTGCAGGGAGTAAGATCAGAGACTGAAAAAAAACAAATAGCTGAGGCATTGTCCGGTATGGAATATCTCGAAATGTCCAGGCCATTATGGAAAAAATCAGCAGACCTTTCCGCCTCTTTAAAAAGAAAAGGCGTGACCTTGCCGTTATCAGATATTTTTATCGCGTCCATTGCCATAGAACATAACCTCTCTGTGTTTACCCTCGACAAGCATTTTGAACAAATACCGGGTGTTAAAATTTATAAGGTATAG
- a CDS encoding DNA integrity scanning protein DisA nucleotide-binding domain protein, with protein MKDQKISIIKNAVDIARETNSQCVFLFLDTAKDCRWFLKAGISEKNKIVLVIPRELKMGGPLSKDRIAAIRSWAGNQTRFSRIKYAFLHGVAQEIIQTDSRVVCVLGPWGKSHLDTIAIHDLSLSWSEDFPFDPRSIMHNKAFKTILAVIDIALDIGALGREGKPVGTTFVIGDMKRVLQLSHQAVFNPFKGYSPKERLINRSEVVESMKELAKLDGAFIISDTGIVEAAGRHLDARSVVTRQLKGFGSRHRAAAGITKMTGAVAVVVSESTGRVTIFENGRIVSTLEPLISTRLV; from the coding sequence ATGAAAGACCAGAAGATATCAATTATCAAAAATGCCGTGGACATAGCAAGGGAGACAAACAGCCAGTGTGTTTTCCTGTTCCTTGATACTGCAAAAGATTGCCGCTGGTTTTTAAAGGCCGGTATATCAGAAAAAAACAAGATCGTGCTTGTAATACCCAGGGAATTAAAAATGGGGGGCCCCCTTTCAAAAGACAGGATAGCGGCGATACGCAGTTGGGCGGGGAACCAGACAAGGTTTTCACGGATCAAATACGCATTCCTGCACGGCGTTGCTCAGGAGATCATCCAGACCGACAGCAGGGTCGTTTGTGTCCTGGGCCCGTGGGGCAAGAGCCATCTTGATACCATCGCGATCCATGACCTTTCCCTTTCATGGAGCGAGGATTTCCCGTTTGACCCTCGCTCGATAATGCATAATAAAGCCTTCAAGACAATTCTTGCTGTCATCGATATAGCCCTTGATATAGGCGCGCTTGGAAGAGAGGGAAAACCTGTCGGAACGACTTTTGTAATAGGCGATATGAAGCGGGTCCTGCAATTGTCGCATCAGGCGGTGTTCAACCCGTTCAAGGGATATTCGCCCAAAGAAAGACTGATAAACAGGTCAGAGGTTGTTGAGAGCATGAAGGAACTCGCAAAACTGGATGGGGCCTTTATCATTTCTGACACAGGCATTGTGGAGGCGGCCGGGAGGCATCTTGACGCAAGGAGTGTGGTGACCAGACAGTTGAAGGGTTTCGGCTCAAGACACAGGGCTGCCGCCGGAATAACAAAGATGACCGGGGCGGTCGCGGTGGTGGTTTCTGAAAGTACCGGAAGGGTCACCATATTTGAAAACGGGCGTATTGTGTCAACGCTTGAGCCGCTGATAAGCACGCGCCTGGTTTGA
- the rnc gene encoding ribonuclease III yields MRASSSENLADFEKAIGYKFRKKSLLKESLTHKSYAHEQQKNHPSFNERMEFLGDAVLELIISEYIYTTYPEYTEADLSRIKAYAVQEATLAEVSIAINIGEYLSLGRGEEMTGGRKKASLLADAFEAVLAAIYLDSSYKKAKEFVLKHLAHKIEELTVTNFIFDFKTKLQEVSQAQFSVLPRYIIHKEEGPEHRKTFEVKVFINQDFFGSGKGKTKKAAAQKAAEAALKKIKKTHETDI; encoded by the coding sequence ATGCGTGCATCGTCTTCAGAAAATTTAGCTGACTTTGAAAAGGCCATAGGCTACAAGTTCAGGAAGAAGTCTCTGTTAAAAGAGTCTCTTACTCACAAGTCCTATGCCCATGAACAACAAAAAAACCATCCCTCTTTCAATGAGCGCATGGAATTTCTCGGAGACGCCGTACTCGAATTGATCATCAGCGAATACATTTATACCACATACCCGGAATATACCGAGGCGGATCTTTCAAGGATCAAGGCATATGCCGTTCAGGAGGCCACACTGGCAGAGGTCTCAATTGCGATCAACATCGGAGAATATCTCAGCCTCGGCAGGGGAGAGGAAATGACAGGAGGCAGAAAGAAGGCTTCCCTTCTTGCCGACGCCTTTGAGGCAGTGCTTGCGGCGATATACCTTGACAGCAGTTATAAAAAGGCAAAGGAATTTGTCCTTAAACATCTCGCGCACAAAATAGAAGAGCTTACGGTAACGAACTTTATCTTTGACTTTAAAACCAAACTGCAGGAAGTTTCCCAGGCGCAGTTCAGCGTGCTGCCGAGGTATATTATTCATAAGGAAGAAGGGCCTGAGCACAGGAAGACCTTTGAGGTAAAGGTCTTTATCAACCAGGATTTCTTTGGCTCAGGCAAGGGAAAAACAAAAAAGGCCGCTGCGCAGAAGGCCGCGGAGGCAGCTCTGAAGAAGATCAAGAAGACCCATGAAACTGACATATAA
- the fabG gene encoding 3-oxoacyl-[acyl-carrier-protein] reductase gives MRLEGKKALITGAAQGIGKSIALAMAKEGADIGVTDVNIESAEKTAQEIMALGVKSIALKLDVSKQSEVTGCFEAFVKAVGALDILVNNAGITKDNVLLRMKEEDWDAVMNINLKGSFLCCKEAVKIMAKQRSGKIISISSVVAFMGNPGQANYSSSKAGLIGLTKTIAKEYASRGVRANAVAPGFIQTAMTDVLTDAVKDEMKRAIPLGQFGTPEDVANAVIFLASRESDYITGQVLHINGGMYM, from the coding sequence ATGAGACTTGAAGGAAAAAAGGCATTGATCACAGGCGCGGCCCAGGGCATCGGGAAATCGATCGCGCTGGCAATGGCAAAGGAAGGCGCTGATATAGGGGTAACTGACGTGAACATTGAGAGCGCGGAAAAGACCGCTCAGGAGATCATGGCATTGGGGGTAAAGAGCATAGCTTTGAAACTCGACGTTTCCAAACAGTCCGAGGTCACCGGTTGTTTTGAGGCGTTCGTAAAGGCGGTTGGAGCGCTGGACATACTTGTAAATAACGCGGGGATCACTAAAGACAATGTCCTGCTCAGGATGAAGGAAGAAGACTGGGACGCGGTCATGAACATTAATCTCAAAGGCTCTTTCCTGTGCTGTAAGGAAGCAGTAAAGATAATGGCCAAACAGCGCTCAGGAAAGATAATAAGCATTTCCTCGGTAGTGGCTTTCATGGGCAATCCCGGGCAGGCGAACTACAGCTCCTCAAAGGCGGGACTTATCGGCCTCACAAAAACGATCGCAAAGGAATACGCGAGCCGGGGCGTAAGGGCAAACGCCGTCGCCCCCGGATTTATCCAGACGGCAATGACCGATGTGCTCACTGACGCGGTCAAAGACGAGATGAAGAGGGCCATCCCTCTCGGACAATTCGGAACACCCGAAGACGTGGCAAACGCCGTCATATTCCTTGCATCCAGAGAGTCGGATTACATAACCGGACAGGTGCTGCACATAAACGGCGGCATGTATATGTAA
- the fabF gene encoding beta-ketoacyl-ACP synthase II: MKRRVVITGVGMVTPLGTGTQKSWEGLIAGRSAIRKITRFNAYGMPCQIAAEVPDFEIDQFVEIKEQKKMDRFIHLGIAAATMAMQDSGLQITESNADRTGVCVGSGIGGLQAIENYTQILNEKGFRRVSPFFIPMTIINLAAGQISIRFGAKGPNLALATACATGTHSIGEAFRQIQHGIADAMICGGTEAVVTPLGISGFASMKALSTRNDEPEKASRPFDKDRDGFVMGEGAGILIIEELEHAVSRGARIYAELIGYGLNSDAYHITSPAPNGEGAAKCMESTLKDAGTSREEVDYINAHGTSTKYGDEIETTAIKKVFGPHAYKLCVSSTKSMIGHLLGASGGVEAAICALSIHNRIVPPTVNLDNPDTECDLDYIPHKARPLEINIAMSNSFGFGGTNACIVFRKFS; the protein is encoded by the coding sequence ATGAAAAGAAGAGTCGTTATTACCGGGGTGGGCATGGTGACACCTCTGGGCACAGGCACACAAAAATCATGGGAAGGCCTCATTGCAGGCCGCTCCGCGATCAGGAAAATAACCCGCTTTAACGCTTACGGGATGCCGTGTCAGATAGCCGCCGAAGTCCCTGACTTTGAGATCGACCAGTTCGTAGAGATCAAAGAGCAAAAGAAGATGGACAGGTTCATCCATCTGGGTATCGCCGCGGCAACAATGGCAATGCAGGACTCAGGGCTTCAGATCACTGAAAGCAACGCGGACAGAACCGGCGTTTGCGTCGGCTCCGGCATCGGCGGATTGCAGGCGATCGAGAATTACACACAGATACTCAATGAGAAAGGTTTCAGGAGGGTCTCGCCTTTTTTCATTCCAATGACGATAATCAACCTGGCCGCCGGGCAGATATCCATTCGTTTCGGAGCAAAAGGTCCCAATCTGGCGCTTGCGACAGCCTGCGCCACCGGCACTCATTCGATAGGTGAGGCCTTCAGGCAAATACAACACGGCATTGCCGACGCGATGATCTGCGGAGGGACGGAAGCGGTAGTAACGCCTCTCGGCATTTCCGGTTTTGCCTCGATGAAGGCGCTTTCCACAAGAAACGATGAACCTGAAAAAGCGAGCAGGCCGTTTGATAAAGACAGGGACGGCTTTGTCATGGGCGAAGGCGCGGGCATATTGATAATTGAAGAACTGGAACACGCTGTAAGCAGAGGGGCCAGAATCTATGCGGAGCTGATCGGCTACGGTCTGAACTCCGACGCTTATCATATAACAAGCCCCGCCCCCAATGGCGAAGGCGCGGCTAAGTGCATGGAATCAACATTGAAGGACGCCGGGACCAGCCGTGAAGAAGTGGACTATATAAACGCGCACGGGACCTCGACAAAATACGGCGACGAGATAGAGACAACGGCGATCAAAAAGGTCTTCGGGCCGCACGCCTACAAATTATGCGTCAGCTCCACAAAGTCGATGATAGGGCATCTTCTTGGAGCGTCAGGAGGAGTGGAGGCGGCGATCTGCGCGCTCAGCATCCACAACAGGATCGTCCCGCCGACCGTCAATCTCGATAATCCCGACACTGAGTGTGATCTCGACTATATACCTCACAAGGCAAGGCCTCTTGAGATAAATATTGCAATGTCCAATTCTTTCGGTTTCGGCGGAACTAATGCGTGCATCGTCTTCAGAAAATTTAGCTGA
- a CDS encoding phosphoribosylglycinamide formyltransferase — MLTIGVLASGRGSNFQSIIDSIGSGFIKAKIAVLITDNPNSFAIERAKKHGIEPLVLRPRDFSDKNTYYSHIAEELKKRDVELVVLAGFMRVVGKALIERYRDKIMNIHPALLPSFPGLHGQKQAVDYGVKISGCTVHFVDEGMDTGAIIIQAAVPAYHDDNEDTLSERILKQEHRIFPYAIKLYSEGRISVEGRKVIIKGDREDSLLINPPLSSP; from the coding sequence ATGCTTACAATCGGCGTACTTGCCTCCGGCAGAGGCTCTAATTTCCAGTCAATCATCGACAGCATCGGTTCCGGTTTTATCAAGGCAAAGATCGCGGTCCTTATAACCGACAACCCTAACTCGTTCGCGATAGAGCGCGCTAAGAAACACGGCATCGAACCGCTCGTGTTAAGGCCACGAGACTTTTCTGACAAGAACACTTATTACTCTCATATCGCTGAGGAACTGAAAAAGAGGGACGTTGAATTGGTTGTCCTCGCGGGCTTCATGAGAGTGGTCGGCAAGGCGCTCATTGAGCGGTACCGGGATAAAATCATGAACATCCACCCTGCCCTGCTCCCCTCATTTCCCGGACTACACGGACAGAAACAGGCTGTTGATTACGGGGTGAAGATCTCCGGCTGCACCGTGCATTTTGTAGATGAAGGAATGGACACCGGGGCGATAATCATTCAGGCCGCTGTCCCGGCGTATCATGATGACAATGAAGACACTCTTTCGGAAAGAATATTGAAACAGGAACACAGGATATTCCCGTATGCGATAAAACTTTATTCAGAAGGCAGGATCTCGGTTGAAGGACGAAAGGTAATAATCAAAGGCGACAGAGAAGATTCCCTGCTGATCAACCCGCCGCTTTCTTCTCCATAG
- a CDS encoding CoA protein activase: MKRFIGLDAGSVSVKFAILDIAGNILETRYVRHKGNPLAAAYELLKGITPMPSEPDLSLSVTGSAGKIIAGAFGIKPVNEVVAISYSTRKFFPDVKTVMEMGGEDSKLILLEKGAIKEFSMNSACAAGTGSFIDQQAERLNLAIEEFSDMSLKSKHPPRIAGRCSVFAKSDMIHLQQIATPVEEIVAGLCFAVARNFKGSICKNMELPQPISFQGGVAANKGVVRAFREVLSADNLIIPEHFAIMTAIGAALKDMEEGKENPFDIAKLKLLIESLKDDTAGHKPLRQKAEDRGQRTEDRSEEEDEKMRRWEGKSFLTSQPLDFWGSPLLPLNAFLGIDIGSISTNLAVLDEEGRLLAKRYLMTAGRPIEAVKQGLEEIGAEVGDKVNICGVGTTGSGRYMIADFVGADIVKNEITAQAQAAIEIDPEVDTIFEIGGQDSKYISIRDGIIVDFEMNKACAAGTGSFLEEQAEKLGISVKNEFAEIAFKSEKPCSLGERCTVFMENSLLSKQQKGAAKEDLTAGLAYSIVQNYINRVVSDRAVGKKIFFQGGVAFNKSVVAAFENYVGREIIVPPHHDVTGAIGMAIIAKRHMESQKSEVRIQKSPPLNSPHSKGGYRGVDTSSRFKGFDLSKSSYEIKSFMCKGCDNLCEINRVQVEGEKEPLYYGSRCEKYDVKRKQKVSSQNMPDLFAEREELLTKTHNKYEEVRSQRPNNIRIGIPRIFFFHDHLPLWSTLLWELGFEVELSNSTNRQIINKGVENILSESCFPHKVAHGHIKDLIDKNVDAIFLPSFINFNPDSESVRSFACPYAQTMPYLAGIAFRNVKLLKPIINHDRGRQYLVDELFKYLKTFHITKTAIKKALEKAEHAQKEFASAIKKRSGEVLANITGRTIVILGRPYNAFDNGINLEIPKKLAALGVFSIPMDYLPLDSVDISGRWANMYWRSGQNILRAAEIIKDNPKLFALYIGNFSCGPDSFIHHFFNETMAGKPYLNIEIDEHSADAGVITRCEAFLDSIEGQKAEERSQKSEARIQKSEVREQTSEEKKVFPRFRASALHKRIVYIPRMSNHAFGIAAAFEKCGLDAEVMNLPDTETVKIGRRHVSGKECYPCAITTGDMVKKTMSKDFEPDRAAFFMPSGAGPCRFGQYNVFHRLVLDEVGFPDVPIFSPNQDESLYTVLGMVGKDFTKQAWRGIIAVELLMKCLHETRPYEINKGETDRLYQEYLKKISTALKSDNGAMDALFRDMRRDFSELKKSEEKRPLIGIIGEIFVRHNTFANENLIRKIEALGGEVWLAPVEEWIYYVNLMSLRKSLVRLRNDLFTQQLAKDLLSTVATRFVQSRIEHKFAKPFKGFLKTVKEPSTSEILKNASPYLHDSFEGEAVLSMGKAVDFVKHGASGIISAMPFGCMPGTIVSALLKGLKQDASLPCLSVAFDGAETTCSEIQLEAFMHQAGESMEKKAAG; encoded by the coding sequence ATGAAGAGATTCATAGGACTTGATGCAGGTTCAGTAAGCGTAAAATTTGCAATATTGGATATCGCAGGAAATATCCTTGAGACCAGATACGTCAGGCACAAGGGTAATCCGCTCGCGGCTGCTTATGAATTACTAAAAGGCATAACGCCCATGCCTTCAGAGCCGGACCTGTCACTCTCCGTTACCGGTTCAGCCGGTAAAATTATTGCCGGCGCGTTCGGCATCAAACCTGTAAATGAGGTCGTCGCCATCAGTTATTCAACCAGGAAATTTTTCCCAGACGTCAAAACCGTCATGGAAATGGGCGGCGAAGATTCAAAACTCATCCTCCTTGAAAAAGGGGCGATCAAAGAATTCTCCATGAACTCCGCGTGCGCCGCAGGCACGGGGTCATTTATCGACCAGCAGGCAGAGAGGCTGAACCTCGCTATTGAGGAATTCAGCGACATGTCTCTGAAATCCAAACACCCTCCAAGGATCGCCGGCAGGTGCAGCGTTTTCGCGAAATCCGACATGATACATCTCCAGCAGATAGCTACGCCTGTTGAGGAAATCGTCGCTGGGCTCTGTTTTGCGGTTGCGAGAAATTTCAAAGGGAGCATATGCAAAAACATGGAACTGCCTCAGCCCATCAGTTTCCAGGGCGGGGTCGCTGCCAACAAAGGGGTTGTCAGGGCGTTCAGAGAAGTTTTGTCAGCGGACAACCTGATAATCCCGGAACACTTCGCGATAATGACGGCGATAGGCGCAGCGCTGAAAGACATGGAGGAAGGAAAAGAAAATCCTTTTGATATAGCAAAGCTGAAATTATTAATTGAATCCCTGAAAGACGATACCGCCGGGCATAAACCGCTCAGGCAGAAGGCAGAAGACAGAGGGCAGAGGACAGAAGACAGAAGTGAGGAAGAAGATGAGAAGATGAGAAGATGGGAAGGTAAGAGCTTCTTAACTTCTCAACCTCTTGACTTCTGGGGTTCCCCGTTACTGCCTTTAAACGCATTCCTCGGCATTGACATCGGATCGATAAGCACCAATCTTGCTGTCCTTGATGAAGAGGGCAGGCTGCTTGCAAAGAGATATCTTATGACGGCTGGAAGGCCCATTGAGGCCGTTAAGCAGGGCCTTGAGGAGATAGGCGCTGAAGTCGGAGACAAGGTAAACATCTGCGGTGTCGGGACAACAGGCTCCGGCAGGTATATGATCGCCGATTTTGTAGGCGCGGATATTGTGAAGAATGAGATCACTGCGCAGGCGCAGGCAGCAATAGAAATTGACCCTGAGGTAGATACTATTTTTGAGATCGGCGGGCAGGACTCAAAATACATTTCCATTAGAGACGGCATCATTGTTGATTTTGAAATGAACAAGGCGTGCGCCGCCGGTACCGGCTCTTTCCTTGAGGAGCAGGCTGAGAAGCTCGGTATTTCAGTGAAGAACGAATTTGCCGAGATCGCTTTTAAGTCAGAGAAACCATGTTCCCTGGGTGAGAGATGCACTGTGTTCATGGAAAATTCTCTCCTTTCAAAACAGCAGAAGGGCGCCGCGAAAGAAGACCTGACCGCGGGGCTCGCTTACTCCATCGTCCAGAATTATATAAACCGCGTTGTCAGCGACAGGGCCGTCGGCAAAAAGATATTTTTCCAGGGTGGAGTCGCCTTCAATAAATCCGTTGTAGCGGCCTTTGAAAATTATGTCGGCAGGGAGATCATCGTGCCGCCCCATCATGACGTAACAGGCGCGATCGGCATGGCGATAATCGCGAAGAGGCACATGGAAAGTCAGAAGTCAGAAGTCAGAATACAGAAGTCACCCCCCTTAAATTCCCCCCATAGTAAGGGGGGATACAGGGGGGTTGATACCTCTTCACGGTTCAAGGGGTTCGACCTTTCAAAGAGCAGCTACGAAATTAAGTCCTTCATGTGCAAGGGCTGCGATAATTTGTGCGAGATCAACAGGGTCCAGGTGGAGGGAGAAAAAGAACCTCTCTACTACGGCAGCAGGTGCGAAAAATATGACGTCAAGAGAAAGCAGAAGGTTTCTTCGCAGAACATGCCTGACCTGTTTGCTGAAAGAGAAGAGCTGCTCACAAAGACGCACAATAAATATGAAGAAGTCAGAAGTCAAAGACCAAATAATATTCGGATAGGAATTCCGAGGATATTTTTCTTCCACGATCATTTGCCGTTATGGAGCACGCTGCTCTGGGAGCTCGGTTTTGAAGTTGAACTTTCAAACAGCACGAACAGGCAGATAATAAACAAGGGCGTCGAGAATATCCTTTCAGAAAGCTGTTTCCCGCACAAGGTCGCGCACGGCCATATAAAAGACCTGATTGACAAAAATGTCGACGCGATCTTCCTGCCGAGCTTTATAAACTTCAACCCCGACAGTGAATCCGTCCGGAGCTTTGCCTGTCCATACGCCCAGACCATGCCTTATCTTGCGGGGATAGCCTTTAGAAATGTAAAACTGCTAAAACCGATTATCAACCATGACAGGGGAAGGCAGTATCTCGTAGATGAATTGTTTAAGTATCTCAAAACCTTTCACATAACAAAGACCGCGATCAAGAAAGCTCTTGAAAAAGCGGAGCACGCGCAGAAGGAGTTTGCCTCCGCCATAAAAAAACGCAGCGGGGAGGTCCTGGCAAATATAACCGGAAGGACGATAGTTATTCTCGGCCGTCCCTATAATGCCTTTGATAACGGGATCAATCTTGAGATACCGAAGAAGCTTGCCGCGCTCGGTGTGTTTTCAATCCCCATGGACTATTTGCCGTTAGATTCTGTCGACATCTCAGGCAGGTGGGCCAACATGTACTGGAGGTCCGGTCAGAATATCCTGAGGGCCGCCGAGATAATAAAGGACAACCCTAAATTGTTCGCGCTCTACATCGGCAATTTCTCCTGCGGACCTGATTCGTTTATACATCATTTCTTTAATGAGACCATGGCGGGCAAGCCGTATCTGAATATAGAGATTGATGAACACAGCGCAGACGCCGGGGTTATCACAAGATGCGAGGCGTTTCTTGACAGCATCGAAGGGCAGAAGGCAGAAGAGAGAAGTCAGAAGTCAGAAGCCAGAATACAGAAGTCAGAAGTCAGAGAACAGACATCAGAAGAAAAGAAAGTGTTTCCGCGCTTCCGCGCTTCCGCGCTTCATAAGAGAATTGTTTATATACCTCGCATGTCGAACCATGCGTTTGGCATTGCGGCCGCTTTTGAGAAGTGCGGGCTTGATGCCGAGGTAATGAATCTCCCCGACACTGAGACCGTCAAGATCGGGAGACGTCATGTATCAGGGAAGGAATGTTACCCTTGCGCAATTACGACAGGCGATATGGTGAAGAAAACTATGTCAAAGGATTTCGAACCTGACAGGGCCGCCTTTTTCATGCCGTCAGGCGCGGGCCCGTGCCGTTTCGGGCAATATAATGTCTTCCACAGGCTGGTGCTTGATGAGGTCGGTTTCCCGGACGTCCCGATCTTTTCACCCAACCAGGATGAGTCCCTTTATACAGTGCTCGGCATGGTTGGAAAGGACTTTACAAAACAGGCATGGAGAGGGATCATCGCGGTTGAGCTCCTGATGAAATGTCTTCATGAGACAAGGCCCTATGAGATCAATAAAGGCGAGACAGACCGCCTCTACCAGGAGTATCTGAAAAAGATAAGCACGGCCCTGAAGAGCGATAACGGCGCGATGGACGCGCTTTTCAGAGACATGCGCAGGGATTTTTCAGAGTTAAAAAAGAGTGAAGAGAAAAGGCCGCTCATAGGGATCATTGGAGAGATATTTGTCAGGCACAATACGTTTGCAAATGAAAACCTTATCAGAAAGATCGAGGCCCTGGGCGGGGAGGTGTGGCTGGCCCCTGTGGAAGAATGGATTTATTATGTGAACCTTATGTCGCTGAGGAAATCACTCGTCAGGCTGCGCAATGATCTGTTCACCCAGCAGCTCGCAAAGGATTTACTTAGCACGGTAGCCACAAGGTTTGTTCAAAGCAGGATAGAACACAAATTCGCAAAGCCGTTTAAGGGATTTCTAAAGACGGTGAAAGAACCTTCCACCTCCGAGATACTGAAAAACGCCTCTCCGTATCTGCATGATTCCTTTGAAGGTGAGGCTGTCCTTAGCATGGGCAAGGCAGTGGATTTCGTTAAACACGGCGCCTCGGGGATCATCAGCGCAATGCCATTCGGCTGTATGCCCGGCACCATCGTCAGCGCCCTGCTGAAAGGACTCAAACAGGACGCGTCCTTGCCGTGTCTCAGCGTCGCTTTCGACGGCGCGGAGACAACGTGCTCAGAGATACAGCTTGAGGCGTTCATGCACCAGGCGGGGGAATCTATGGAGAAGAAAGCGGCGGGTTGA
- a CDS encoding phosphoribosylformylglycinamidine cyclo-ligase has protein sequence MKLTYKTSGVDIDKGNRLVDIIKPLARATFSSNVINEIGSFGAFFKIDNSKYQNPVLVSGTDGVGTKLKIAFMMNKHDTVGMDLVAMSVNDILTSGAKPLFFLDYFATGKLSTKTAGDVIKGIANGCKMSDCSLIGGETAEMPGFYSDGEYDLAGFAVGIVDKNKIINGSGINNGDILIGLSSSGLHSNGYSLARKVFFDVKKYGPGKQIRELGCSIGEELLKPTRIYVKSVLKVMQNFSIKGIAHITGGGITENLPRIIPQSKRLKFIIKNDSWPVHDIFQLIQHMGNVEKAEMYKTFNMGIGMILVVNNSDARKVLQKFEMLGEKAFVIGYVDKGPKCVEYV, from the coding sequence ATGAAACTGACATATAAAACATCAGGCGTTGACATTGATAAAGGCAACAGGCTTGTCGATATTATCAAGCCGCTTGCGCGCGCGACCTTTTCGTCAAACGTTATAAATGAAATAGGCTCCTTCGGCGCATTTTTTAAAATTGATAATTCCAAGTATCAGAACCCCGTTCTTGTCAGCGGCACTGACGGCGTGGGCACAAAATTGAAGATCGCCTTCATGATGAACAAACATGATACCGTAGGGATGGACCTTGTCGCAATGAGTGTGAATGACATCCTTACAAGCGGGGCGAAGCCGCTGTTCTTCCTCGATTACTTTGCGACAGGAAAACTCTCAACAAAGACCGCTGGAGACGTCATCAAAGGGATAGCAAACGGCTGCAAGATGTCTGACTGTTCGCTCATCGGCGGAGAGACAGCGGAGATGCCGGGGTTTTACAGCGATGGAGAATACGACCTTGCCGGATTTGCAGTCGGTATAGTGGACAAGAACAAGATCATCAACGGTTCCGGGATCAATAACGGAGACATCCTGATCGGCCTTTCATCCAGCGGGCTTCACAGCAACGGGTATTCGCTTGCGAGAAAAGTGTTCTTCGATGTAAAAAAATACGGCCCGGGCAAGCAGATAAGAGAACTCGGCTGCTCCATCGGTGAAGAGCTGCTGAAGCCGACAAGGATCTACGTGAAAAGCGTCCTGAAGGTCATGCAGAATTTCAGCATCAAAGGGATTGCACATATTACCGGCGGAGGGATAACTGAAAATCTCCCGCGAATTATTCCCCAGAGCAAAAGGTTGAAGTTCATCATTAAAAATGACAGTTGGCCGGTCCATGATATATTTCAGCTCATCCAGCATATGGGCAATGTTGAAAAAGCGGAGATGTACAAGACCTTCAATATGGGGATCGGCATGATACTGGTGGTAAATAATTCAGACGCAAGAAAGGTCCTGCAAAAATTCGAAATGCTTGGTGAAAAGGCATTCGTGATCGGATATGTTGATAAAGGCCCTAAGTGTGTTGAATATGTCTGA
- the acpP gene encoding acyl carrier protein: MSVEAKVKDIIAKQLGVDMEKVTLESSFVEDLGADSLDTVELVMAFEEAFNIEIPDEDAEKILKVQDAIKYIEEKSGS, encoded by the coding sequence ATGTCAGTTGAAGCAAAAGTAAAGGACATAATTGCAAAACAGCTTGGTGTTGATATGGAAAAAGTAACCCTCGAATCATCTTTCGTTGAAGACCTCGGGGCCGACTCTCTTGATACTGTGGAACTCGTAATGGCCTTTGAAGAGGCCTTTAATATTGAGATCCCCGATGAAGACGCTGAAAAGATCTTGAAGGTCCAGGACGCCATTAAATACATAGAAGAAAAATCAGGAAGCTAA
- a CDS encoding type II toxin-antitoxin system VapB family antitoxin — protein MRATLNIPDNLVSEVQKLSGEKSKTNAIITAMKAFVRQKKVKELIALRGKVQIDYDWQKEEELEMKAQKEREKQHGRKK, from the coding sequence ATGCGTGCGACATTAAACATACCCGATAACCTCGTTTCCGAAGTGCAGAAGCTCTCCGGCGAAAAGTCTAAAACAAACGCCATCATTACTGCCATGAAGGCATTTGTAAGGCAGAAAAAAGTTAAAGAGCTTATTGCGCTTAGAGGTAAAGTGCAGATTGATTACGACTGGCAGAAGGAAGAGGAACTGGAGATGAAGGCGCAGAAAGAACGGGAGAAGCAGCATGGAAGAAAAAAGTAA